The Actinomycetota bacterium DNA window ACTCGCTTCCCGGCGTCGCGCGGTTCCGCATCAACGCGTTCCGGCAGCGTGGAGCCGTCGGCATCGCGATCCGCCGCGTCCTGCCGGGCTCGACGAGCTTCGAGGCTCTCGGCTTGCCGCCGGTCGTCGAGTCGCTCTGCGAGGAACGGCGAGGGCTCATCCTCGTAACGGGCATGACGGGCTCGGGGAAGACCACCACGACCGCCGCGATGATCAACCACATCAACGCCAACCGCCGCTGTCACATCGTCACGGTCGAGGATCCGATCGAGGTGCTTCACGTCGACAAGCTCGCGATCATAGATCAGCGCGAGGTGTTGATCGACACCACGGATTTCGCGACGGCTTTGAAGCACGTTGCGCGCCAGGATCCGGATGTGATCTTCATCGGCGAGATGCGCGACCCCGAGACGGTGAAGGCTGCGCTGTCGGCGGCAGAGACCGGCCATCTGGTCATCTCGACGCTTCACACGCTTGACGCGACCGAGACGGTGAACCGCGTTATCGACTTCTTCCCGCCGCACCAACAGATGCAGGCGCGACTCACGCTCGCGGGTACCCTCAAGGGGATCATCTCCCAGCGCCTGCTCGTCCGCTCGGACGGTGTCGGCCGGATCCCCGCCGTCGAGGTGCTGGTGGCCAACGGCCGCGTGTTCGACATGATCGTCAACCCCGACCAGACGCACATGCTCGAAGACATCATCCGTGAGGGCGACTTCTACGGCATGCAGACGTTCGACCAGCATCTCATCGCGCTCGTCGCAGACGGACGGGTTCTGCTCGACGAGGCCTCCGCGGCCGCCACGTCGCCGCACGACTTCGCGCTCGCGCTCCAGCAACGCGGCATCGCCTAACTCCTCCGGACGGGACGACGCCCCCAGCTATGCTGGAGGTGTGACCACCATCGACGTGTCGGCCGTACCGCGCGTCGCCCTCGATCTCGCGGACAAGCTCGGCCGGACCGGCCGTTCGCTGTTCCTCGTCGGAGGGTCGGTTCGCGGGCTCGTCAAGGACGCGCTGTCCGGCGACCTCGACTTCGC harbors:
- a CDS encoding type IV pilus twitching motility protein PilT gives rise to the protein MDIDELLTIAAERLASDLHVRAGGPPYLRIDGELQPLEMPALGAPEVERMAFDLMTEEQVRNFKQSSEADFAYSLPGVARFRINAFRQRGAVGIAIRRVLPGSTSFEALGLPPVVESLCEERRGLILVTGMTGSGKTTTTAAMINHINANRRCHIVTVEDPIEVLHVDKLAIIDQREVLIDTTDFATALKHVARQDPDVIFIGEMRDPETVKAALSAAETGHLVISTLHTLDATETVNRVIDFFPPHQQMQARLTLAGTLKGIISQRLLVRSDGVGRIPAVEVLVANGRVFDMIVNPDQTHMLEDIIREGDFYGMQTFDQHLIALVADGRVLLDEASAAATSPHDFALALQQRGIA